The following proteins are encoded in a genomic region of Cyclonatronum proteinivorum:
- a CDS encoding ABC1 kinase family protein — translation MSLRTLHKNQPHTENNSPSSESEDAYIEELKRQAKKHREGRRKSPYKIDPLAPYKGVIPRFFLINRHVIGLLLGGLLAFRNSLPRDRKRGLRSFWLRFFALLVTPFVKKELRNELFPVQLRRRLEMLGPTYIKLGQVLSLREDILPKIVTEELKNLLDRLPEVPFEVMEELIRFNLSDPLEEVFTYIDPDALGSASIGQTHVAGLFNGEKVVIKVVKPGIRDTILTDINLLTLLGYFLEIIIPQYQPQRLISEFCDFTAKEVDLVNEADNAETFQVNFADYPGVVFPKIYREYSNENMLVMELLEGYKPGDSRVEYLTETNRQKLIYNGAAGIIRMLFKDGFFHADLHPGNLFILPEGKVGFIDLGMVGRFEEKTRRQMLYYFHALVTGDIEGAARYLTAMASVGKGGNLQAFRRGVTDLLRRFFQQTKTGRFSMGKMIVESLGIGARHRVFFPVEMTLMVKALITFESVGQMLDPKLDVPGVSEQHVAKIFEEQFSPRALTRELMRGAPEFIDMAVRLPKIFADSMRYLDERVNNPRNENPLEGLKSAIITGSCIVGGVIAIVMNGPVILWLLLFGAGFLFYLFGK, via the coding sequence TTGAGCTTACGTACCCTACATAAAAATCAGCCGCATACGGAAAACAATAGTCCGTCCTCTGAGTCAGAGGACGCCTATATAGAGGAGCTCAAGCGGCAGGCTAAAAAGCATCGCGAGGGGCGCAGGAAATCGCCCTATAAGATAGATCCGCTTGCGCCCTACAAAGGGGTAATCCCGCGCTTCTTCCTCATAAACCGGCACGTAATCGGCCTTTTACTCGGCGGGCTACTTGCCTTCCGGAACAGTTTGCCGCGTGACCGTAAGCGCGGCCTGCGCTCGTTTTGGCTTCGTTTTTTTGCGTTGCTCGTTACGCCCTTTGTCAAGAAAGAACTTCGGAATGAGCTCTTTCCGGTACAGCTCCGCCGGCGGCTTGAAATGCTGGGACCGACCTATATCAAGCTGGGGCAGGTGTTATCGCTTAGGGAGGACATCCTTCCCAAAATTGTAACCGAGGAGCTCAAAAACCTGCTCGACCGCCTGCCCGAGGTACCCTTTGAGGTCATGGAAGAGCTCATCCGCTTCAACCTGAGCGATCCGCTGGAGGAAGTCTTCACTTACATCGATCCCGATGCCCTGGGTTCGGCATCTATCGGGCAGACGCACGTCGCAGGGCTTTTCAACGGCGAGAAGGTTGTCATTAAGGTTGTGAAGCCGGGTATACGTGACACCATCCTCACAGACATCAACCTGCTAACGCTGCTGGGCTATTTCCTCGAAATCATCATCCCGCAATATCAGCCGCAGCGACTGATCAGTGAATTTTGTGATTTCACGGCCAAAGAGGTGGATCTGGTTAACGAAGCCGACAATGCCGAGACCTTTCAGGTCAACTTTGCTGATTATCCCGGCGTGGTATTCCCGAAAATTTACCGCGAGTACAGCAACGAGAACATGCTGGTGATGGAGCTGCTCGAAGGCTACAAACCGGGCGATTCCCGCGTGGAGTATCTCACCGAAACCAACCGCCAAAAGCTGATTTATAACGGAGCTGCGGGCATCATCCGAATGCTTTTTAAGGATGGATTTTTCCATGCCGACCTGCATCCCGGCAACCTGTTCATCCTGCCGGAAGGCAAGGTTGGTTTTATTGATCTGGGGATGGTCGGACGCTTTGAGGAGAAAACCCGCCGGCAAATGCTCTACTATTTCCACGCGCTTGTAACCGGCGATATCGAGGGTGCTGCACGCTACCTGACCGCCATGGCGAGCGTGGGCAAAGGCGGGAATCTGCAGGCCTTCCGGCGCGGGGTGACCGATTTGCTGCGTCGCTTTTTTCAGCAGACCAAAACCGGACGGTTCAGCATGGGCAAGATGATTGTGGAATCGCTGGGCATCGGGGCACGGCACCGGGTGTTCTTCCCGGTGGAAATGACGCTCATGGTGAAGGCGCTCATCACATTCGAATCCGTCGGACAGATGCTCGATCCCAAGCTTGACGTGCCGGGCGTGTCGGAGCAGCACGTTGCTAAAATTTTTGAGGAACAGTTCAGTCCCCGAGCCCTTACCCGCGAGCTGATGCGCGGTGCCCCTGAGTTTATAGATATGGCGGTACGCCTGCCCAAAATCTTTGCTGACAGCATGCGCTATCTGGATGAACGGGTGAACAACCCCCGTAACGAAAACCCGCTCGAAGGCCTCAAAAGCGCCATCATCACAGGATCCTGTATTGTGGGCGGGGTGATCGCCATTGTTATGAACGGGCCGGTCATTCTCTGGCTGCTGCTGTTCGGGGCAGGCTTTTTGTTTTACCTGTTCGGCAAATAG
- a CDS encoding AbgT family transporter gives MDNQTDASGKKSALQRFLDFIEVAGNKLPDPAALFFILLLIVWFLSLVLAPFDFGEVDPRTGEALRVQSQLTGVQLAAFLAGMVNTFVTFAPLGIVLVAILGVGLAENSGYINVALKKLLGVTPKALLTPMLILVAIVSHTAADAGYVLVIPLGAVIFYAAGRHPLAGIAAAFAGVSGGFSANFVPSGIDPLLMGFTQSAAQIFDPNIQLNPLNNIFFTGLSSFLIVGVGWYITDKIVEPRLQGVEVDADEEDLPKLESVSPKESRAFWAATFAMFAAIAVLVVWAIPEDSALRGPDMANPDQMSLVSFSAPLMQMIVPLIFIFFALPGIVYGYMSGTFTKSKDVIDSMSQAMGTMAYYMVMAFFCALFIDAFAESNIGILIALKGANFLQELQLPGAVTIVGIILLTAFVNLLVGSASAKWALIAPIFVPMLMGLGISPDLTQAAYRVGDSVSNIITPLLPYFPLVVVFCQKYVKSTGIGTLVSMMLPYFFIFLVTWTIFLLAYWAIGIPLGLQASFVYPAP, from the coding sequence ATGGACAATCAAACTGATGCATCCGGAAAAAAAAGTGCTTTACAGCGCTTTCTGGATTTTATTGAAGTAGCCGGCAACAAGCTTCCTGATCCGGCAGCCCTGTTTTTTATTCTGCTCCTCATTGTCTGGTTCTTATCCTTAGTGCTTGCCCCATTCGATTTCGGTGAAGTCGACCCCCGTACCGGTGAAGCCCTCCGCGTTCAGAGTCAGCTCACCGGTGTACAGCTGGCCGCCTTCCTGGCCGGCATGGTGAACACCTTCGTAACCTTTGCCCCGCTCGGTATTGTACTTGTTGCGATTCTCGGGGTCGGCCTTGCGGAAAACTCCGGCTACATCAACGTAGCGCTCAAAAAGCTGCTCGGCGTAACGCCAAAAGCACTGCTTACCCCAATGCTCATCCTGGTAGCCATCGTGAGCCATACCGCGGCTGATGCCGGCTATGTACTGGTGATTCCGCTGGGTGCGGTCATTTTCTACGCGGCCGGGCGACATCCGCTGGCCGGTATTGCGGCAGCTTTTGCGGGGGTTAGCGGGGGCTTTAGTGCCAACTTCGTGCCTTCCGGTATTGACCCGCTGCTGATGGGCTTCACCCAAAGTGCTGCGCAGATTTTTGACCCGAACATTCAGCTGAACCCGCTCAACAATATCTTTTTTACCGGTTTATCTTCCTTTCTGATTGTTGGCGTAGGCTGGTACATTACCGATAAAATTGTTGAACCCCGCCTTCAGGGCGTCGAAGTTGATGCCGATGAAGAAGACCTTCCCAAACTGGAATCGGTTTCCCCGAAAGAAAGCCGCGCGTTTTGGGCTGCTACCTTTGCCATGTTTGCTGCTATTGCTGTACTGGTAGTCTGGGCCATCCCTGAAGACTCTGCCCTCCGCGGACCAGATATGGCCAATCCGGATCAAATGTCGCTGGTTTCCTTCTCTGCACCCCTTATGCAGATGATTGTTCCCCTCATTTTCATCTTTTTCGCCCTGCCGGGCATTGTGTACGGCTACATGTCGGGCACCTTCACCAAATCAAAAGATGTGATTGACAGCATGAGTCAGGCGATGGGAACCATGGCCTACTACATGGTTATGGCGTTTTTCTGTGCCCTGTTTATTGATGCATTTGCAGAATCCAACATCGGTATCCTGATCGCGCTGAAAGGGGCTAATTTCCTGCAGGAGCTGCAGTTGCCGGGTGCAGTGACCATTGTGGGTATTATTCTTTTGACGGCCTTTGTAAACCTGCTTGTTGGTTCGGCTTCAGCAAAGTGGGCGCTGATTGCCCCGATTTTTGTACCCATGCTTATGGGGCTTGGTATTTCTCCTGACCTTACACAGGCCGCCTACCGTGTTGGTGATTCCGTCTCAAACATCATCACCCCGCTGCTGCCCTACTTCCCGCTTGTTGTAGTATTCTGTCAGAAATATGTGAAGTCAACCGGTATCGGTACGCTGGTTTCCATGATGCTACCCTACTTCTTTATCTTCCTGGTTACGTGGACAATCTTCCTCCTTGCTTATTGGGCTATTGGCATCCCGCTGGGTTTACAGGCAAGCTTTGTATACCCCGCTCCATAA
- a CDS encoding PAS domain S-box protein, translated as MNQHNTKSTDKRAVSEGDFGFEPEAFCDGLWTWTTGEDDELRLSDGAMHTLGYADEAEVPLPAARTLLHRDDLLKAAAVIRRTAESGKPGTSCSFWARLRTASGTWLPFRFLGKLVHKGADGKSKLAGTLYQEHEDEETTGSPEKDNQLSLFESLYSASPIGIALNDFETGAFVFVNDKLLEPTGYTREEFLKLSYWDTTPQEYKPQELRALEQMQQTGRYETFRKEYIRKDGSRYPVELRGFTTVGENGEKQIWSFIEDISDRVNTEKALKKSRDEVRQVNQELDAVLQGTGIGIWVLNIADGSLEWSPYLLRMLQCEDVESFDYAFWASLIHPDDRDHVEQSFKDFLEQDLPYDVEYRVILPDGSLVYHRSKAVKIAQDGIFTRVVGTTEEITRRKQDEEELLRTRSLLIETNRVARVGGWEFLPDTDEILWNDTLYEIFEIDTGTPVDQPFMLGLFTEESREKLLQAAGVAATDHQPYDLELQIITQKTKQRKWVRATSTPVVEKGKIVRYFGIVQDIDQSKRLLLELEDSREKLHSVFNELTDAVWSVTLPDYRLRLASPSVEKLFGYTVQEWFENPGLWSEMIIEEDAAIYDEIMMDLNKQGIYDQNYRVRTKTGAIKWVRNQGRIIVDENGQPQRLDGIISDITALKEAEYKIFKSERQLAALLETQNSFIIRLDASGKITYANRKFAESMGGQDSAGKTSCSGVDFAEVITPEDLPKFSEALAQLTQNPEQPVQLELVKKWASAEGAVILWEFSAIPDEAGNLTEIQGNGLDYTEKKAAIRELERTSILLNDAQRLTGIGAWELDLESERISWTDEVYRIHEVEKGTDIMLLDGISFYHPDDQPVIREAVRKAIEAHEPYDKVCRFITAKGNHRWVRASGYPIEKDGKVTHLIGAFHDITDIEADKERIRQEQQFSGQVLQNMSDGFALADAAGVQQQVNQAFCEMTGFSQDELIGLRPPYPYWPEEKAKEIQAVLGQTLTHSVPAAAHELTFCRKDGTRFPVLVSCSKLTDQDGHILFTFSNIRDITAQKEYERALEAKEKKWKSYIQSAAYGIMVINNAGEILEANPAVSGLSEYPASNMTGLSVFSFLDEEEKDKITASISQVYAVKTTELEVSIRTRTGQNKLLSVSAVALDNGDIMLILTDITRQREDEMNLIRNQKMLQAIAQATAGLLAETDTAAAIQESLLPVAKALDAQQAYILDLEKSAHGTLFSHIYECYTDDRMPVKGFPELQNLPIDLFGDVAPLLENGQTFQAVREDFKEATAITQIMDEQGIRALILAPVQLNGKTELIIGFDRLHSPNLWNENEQALLLSYAGSIASALQRSQLLESLRESRQLAEVANKAKSEFLANMSHEIRTPLNGIIGFTELLQGTTLNAVQQQYAQNVQLSGKALMEVINDILDFSKIEAGKLDLEIIETNLRSSLEESCDIVSYQAATKGLDLILNIPIDLPELIETDPVRFKQICINLLNNAVKFTEKGEIELTAGFTFLNEEQSRARFEIAVRDTGIGISAEQQKKLFQAFSQADTSTTRKYGGTGLGLKISALLAEKLGGTLVVDSEAGAGSRFSFTFESNCRHNETQEPDLPAVAARKALVVCRNAINRKLLQRSLGRFGIASDAAPNGFEAMSKLEAESYSLLFVDRDMPYLDGMDTVRMIRTKLKHLPDQATLITVMLYNGIHTQENEQQLQELGIRYHLSYPLKKGDILKTLTAINAMLQPQAASSEAGTKAAGEKNKSMALDTAQELPPAPMVPQATILVVDDVPMNILLFKSLVEGIYPEAQILEATNGREGVELAGLHKPDIIFMDVQMPEMDGMEVTRRIRAFDTQVPIVALTARVLKDEQDDTMNSGMTYFLSKPINTAELETVLRTWLRI; from the coding sequence ATGAATCAGCACAATACGAAATCTACGGACAAGCGCGCAGTAAGCGAAGGAGACTTTGGGTTTGAGCCTGAAGCTTTCTGCGACGGCCTATGGACCTGGACTACCGGCGAAGACGATGAACTTCGGCTAAGCGATGGCGCGATGCACACACTGGGGTATGCGGATGAAGCCGAAGTACCCTTGCCTGCAGCACGTACCCTGTTGCATAGAGACGATCTGCTAAAAGCTGCGGCGGTCATCCGGCGGACCGCAGAAAGCGGAAAGCCCGGCACAAGCTGCTCTTTTTGGGCAAGACTGCGTACTGCTTCAGGCACCTGGCTGCCCTTCAGGTTTTTGGGAAAACTGGTACATAAGGGAGCTGACGGCAAATCGAAACTCGCAGGTACCCTCTATCAGGAACATGAAGACGAAGAAACAACCGGCAGTCCCGAAAAAGATAATCAGTTGAGCCTGTTCGAATCGCTGTATTCGGCATCACCGATTGGAATTGCCCTCAACGACTTTGAGACCGGAGCATTTGTCTTTGTAAATGACAAACTGCTGGAACCTACAGGTTATACCCGGGAAGAATTTCTGAAACTATCCTATTGGGACACAACGCCGCAGGAATACAAACCGCAGGAACTCAGGGCGCTTGAACAGATGCAGCAAACGGGGCGCTATGAAACCTTCAGGAAGGAGTATATCCGCAAAGACGGCAGCCGCTATCCCGTTGAACTCCGGGGCTTTACAACTGTTGGGGAAAACGGCGAAAAACAAATCTGGTCGTTTATTGAAGATATCAGCGACCGGGTAAATACCGAGAAAGCGCTAAAAAAAAGCCGGGATGAAGTGCGGCAGGTCAATCAGGAACTCGACGCCGTGCTTCAGGGAACCGGTATCGGGATATGGGTTTTGAACATAGCCGACGGCAGCCTCGAATGGAGCCCGTACCTGCTCCGCATGCTGCAGTGTGAAGATGTGGAATCCTTTGACTATGCCTTCTGGGCTTCCCTCATCCATCCCGACGACCGCGACCATGTAGAGCAGTCGTTCAAAGATTTTTTGGAACAGGATCTTCCCTATGATGTGGAATACAGGGTCATTCTCCCCGACGGCTCACTGGTGTATCACCGGAGTAAAGCTGTCAAAATAGCTCAGGATGGTATTTTTACCCGTGTAGTTGGCACAACAGAAGAGATCACCCGAAGAAAGCAGGATGAAGAGGAATTACTGCGAACACGGAGTCTGCTGATCGAAACCAACCGCGTTGCGCGTGTTGGCGGATGGGAATTCCTGCCTGATACCGACGAGATCCTCTGGAATGACACCCTGTACGAAATCTTTGAGATCGACACAGGTACGCCGGTTGATCAGCCTTTTATGCTCGGCCTGTTTACGGAGGAAAGCCGGGAAAAACTGCTACAAGCTGCCGGTGTTGCCGCTACCGATCATCAGCCGTATGACCTTGAGCTGCAGATCATCACACAAAAAACAAAGCAGCGGAAGTGGGTGCGCGCTACCAGTACGCCGGTTGTTGAAAAGGGCAAAATTGTGCGCTATTTCGGTATTGTGCAGGATATTGACCAAAGTAAACGACTACTACTCGAACTCGAAGACTCCCGCGAAAAGCTGCACAGCGTTTTCAATGAACTTACGGACGCCGTTTGGTCAGTAACCCTGCCTGATTACCGCCTGAGGTTAGCGAGCCCTTCTGTAGAAAAACTGTTTGGATACACCGTTCAGGAGTGGTTCGAAAACCCGGGTCTTTGGTCGGAAATGATTATTGAAGAAGATGCCGCAATCTACGACGAAATCATGATGGACCTGAATAAACAGGGCATCTATGACCAAAACTATCGGGTACGAACCAAAACCGGCGCGATCAAATGGGTCCGGAATCAGGGCCGAATCATCGTGGATGAAAACGGGCAGCCCCAGCGCCTTGATGGCATCATTTCTGACATCACAGCACTCAAAGAGGCCGAGTACAAAATTTTTAAAAGCGAAAGGCAGCTTGCCGCACTGCTGGAAACGCAAAACAGCTTTATCATCCGGCTGGATGCTTCCGGAAAAATCACCTATGCCAACCGGAAATTTGCGGAAAGTATGGGCGGCCAGGATTCAGCAGGCAAGACTTCTTGTTCGGGGGTTGATTTCGCAGAGGTTATTACGCCGGAAGACCTTCCCAAATTTAGCGAGGCTTTGGCGCAGCTTACCCAAAACCCGGAACAGCCGGTGCAGCTTGAGCTCGTAAAAAAGTGGGCATCAGCGGAAGGGGCGGTCATTCTCTGGGAGTTTTCTGCGATTCCGGATGAAGCGGGAAACCTGACCGAGATTCAGGGGAACGGGCTCGATTACACCGAAAAAAAAGCTGCCATCCGGGAGCTTGAGCGAACATCCATTCTTCTAAATGATGCGCAGCGGCTCACAGGAATTGGCGCCTGGGAGCTGGATCTTGAATCAGAGCGTATATCCTGGACCGACGAGGTGTACCGCATTCATGAGGTGGAAAAAGGTACGGATATCATGCTGCTTGATGGCATCAGTTTTTATCACCCGGATGATCAGCCTGTTATTCGTGAAGCGGTGCGTAAGGCCATCGAAGCGCACGAGCCCTATGATAAAGTCTGCCGCTTCATCACGGCAAAGGGCAATCACCGCTGGGTCAGGGCTTCCGGCTACCCGATTGAAAAAGATGGCAAAGTGACACATCTTATCGGTGCTTTCCATGATATCACAGATATTGAAGCCGATAAAGAGCGCATCCGGCAGGAGCAGCAGTTTTCCGGACAGGTGCTGCAAAACATGTCAGACGGTTTTGCGCTGGCAGATGCCGCAGGCGTGCAGCAGCAAGTAAACCAGGCCTTTTGTGAAATGACGGGATTCAGTCAGGATGAGCTTATCGGGCTAAGACCGCCTTACCCCTACTGGCCGGAGGAAAAAGCTAAGGAAATCCAGGCCGTACTTGGTCAGACTTTAACTCATTCAGTACCGGCAGCTGCGCATGAACTCACCTTCTGCCGCAAGGACGGAACACGTTTCCCGGTCTTGGTTTCCTGCAGTAAACTGACTGATCAGGATGGTCATATCCTGTTCACTTTTTCCAACATCCGGGACATCACCGCTCAAAAAGAATACGAGCGCGCCCTTGAGGCCAAAGAGAAAAAGTGGAAATCCTACATTCAGTCAGCCGCCTACGGCATTATGGTAATTAACAATGCCGGCGAAATCCTTGAAGCTAACCCAGCGGTCTCAGGCTTAAGCGAATACCCGGCATCCAATATGACTGGCCTTTCGGTTTTTAGCTTTTTGGATGAGGAAGAGAAAGATAAAATCACAGCATCCATCAGTCAGGTTTATGCTGTCAAGACAACCGAACTTGAGGTCAGCATTCGTACCCGGACCGGTCAGAATAAACTTCTATCCGTTTCCGCTGTAGCCCTCGACAACGGAGACATTATGCTCATTCTGACGGATATCACCCGGCAGCGAGAAGATGAGATGAACCTCATACGGAATCAGAAAATGCTGCAGGCTATTGCGCAGGCGACCGCTGGTCTGCTTGCTGAAACGGACACTGCTGCTGCCATTCAGGAGTCCCTGCTACCCGTAGCGAAAGCCCTTGACGCGCAGCAGGCTTATATTTTAGATCTGGAAAAAAGTGCGCACGGAACACTTTTCAGCCACATTTATGAGTGTTACACAGACGATCGCATGCCTGTTAAAGGCTTTCCGGAGCTGCAAAATCTGCCCATAGATCTCTTTGGTGATGTTGCGCCACTGCTTGAGAACGGTCAGACCTTTCAGGCGGTCCGGGAAGACTTTAAGGAGGCTACAGCCATTACCCAAATTATGGATGAACAGGGCATCCGGGCGTTAATTCTTGCCCCTGTTCAGCTGAATGGCAAAACCGAACTGATTATCGGGTTTGACCGCCTTCACAGCCCGAACCTATGGAATGAGAATGAGCAGGCGCTGCTACTAAGCTATGCAGGCAGTATTGCAAGTGCTTTGCAGCGAAGCCAGCTGCTTGAAAGTCTTCGCGAATCCCGTCAGCTCGCCGAAGTCGCCAACAAAGCCAAGTCTGAGTTCCTGGCTAATATGAGCCATGAAATCCGGACCCCTCTTAACGGCATTATCGGTTTCACGGAGCTGCTGCAGGGCACCACCCTCAATGCCGTTCAGCAGCAATATGCCCAAAACGTGCAGCTTTCAGGAAAAGCCCTGATGGAAGTGATCAACGACATCCTGGATTTCTCTAAAATTGAAGCCGGGAAACTTGATCTCGAAATTATCGAAACCAACCTGCGTTCCTCTCTGGAAGAAAGCTGCGACATTGTAAGCTATCAGGCTGCCACCAAAGGTCTTGACCTGATCCTGAATATTCCGATTGATTTGCCGGAGCTGATAGAAACAGATCCGGTTCGTTTTAAACAAATTTGCATCAACCTGCTGAACAATGCCGTCAAATTCACCGAGAAGGGTGAAATTGAGCTCACGGCCGGGTTTACCTTTCTCAACGAGGAGCAGTCCCGTGCACGTTTTGAGATTGCGGTCCGAGACACCGGAATCGGCATCTCAGCGGAACAGCAAAAGAAACTGTTTCAGGCATTCTCACAGGCAGATACCTCCACAACAAGAAAGTATGGGGGCACGGGCCTTGGTCTTAAAATAAGCGCGCTGCTTGCGGAAAAACTGGGCGGCACGCTCGTGGTAGACAGTGAGGCGGGAGCGGGCAGCAGGTTTTCTTTCACCTTTGAGAGCAATTGCCGACACAATGAAACGCAAGAGCCGGATTTACCCGCCGTTGCCGCGCGAAAAGCACTTGTCGTTTGCCGCAATGCTATTAACCGAAAACTGCTCCAACGCTCTCTTGGCAGATTCGGCATAGCATCCGATGCCGCTCCCAACGGCTTTGAAGCCATGTCCAAACTGGAAGCAGAATCTTACAGCCTTCTTTTTGTGGATCGTGATATGCCCTACCTCGACGGTATGGATACCGTGCGCATGATTCGCACCAAGCTGAAACACCTGCCTGATCAGGCCACACTTATCACGGTAATGCTCTACAACGGCATTCACACACAGGAAAACGAGCAGCAACTGCAGGAACTTGGCATTCGCTATCACCTGAGCTATCCGCTCAAAAAAGGGGATATTCTAAAAACCCTTACGGCAATCAATGCTATGCTTCAGCCTCAGGCGGCCTCATCGGAAGCCGGAACCAAAGCTGCCGGTGAGAAAAATAAAAGCATGGCTTTAGACACAGCTCAGGAACTTCCCCCGGCTCCAATGGTTCCACAAGCCACCATTTTAGTTGTTGATGATGTGCCGATGAATATCCTGCTGTTCAAATCGCTTGTGGAGGGCATTTATCCGGAAGCTCAGATACTTGAAGCAACAAACGGGCGGGAAGGCGTGGAGCTCGCCGGCCTGCATAAACCTGATATTATTTTTATGGACGTGCAGATGCCCGAAATGGATGGTATGGAAGTCACAAGAAGAATACGGGCATTTGACACACAGGTACCAATTGTTGCCCTTACAGCACGTGTGCTCAAAGATGAGCAGGACGACACCATGAACAGTGGTATGACGTACTTTCTCAGCAAGCCGATTAACACCGCTGAGCTGGAGACGGTGCTGCGCACCTGGCTGCGTATCTGA